Proteins from a genomic interval of Stigmatopora nigra isolate UIUO_SnigA chromosome 19, RoL_Snig_1.1, whole genome shotgun sequence:
- the rbmx2 gene encoding RNA-binding motif protein, X-linked 2 isoform X1, whose translation MSSPLTKVKLINELNEREANLGINENASWHSEYKDSAWVFIGGFPYELSEGDVICVFSQYGEVVNINLVRDKKTGKSKGFCFLCYEDQRSTILAVDNFNGIKIKGRTIRVDHVRDYRPPKDHEDIDDITRRLREEGCAPSVSHAPAAPASPPSSSSAEEDVVPVKKSKKDKKEKKKKKEKKKKDQRASPLPVTMKVKEEKEDAAYDKYDQRRAPVKEDRGRGEEERRRGDSQRRRGGDTERRRGDDDRRTRDEERRRGEDDIRQRGGDRRRGEQESHRR comes from the exons ATGTCCAG TCCCCTGACAAAAGTCAAGCTGATCAACGAGCTCAACGAGCGAGAAGCGAACCTGGGAATCAACGAGAACGCTTCATGGCATAGCGAGTACAAGGACAGCGCCTGGGTCTTCATAG GAGGTTTCCCGTACGAGCTGAGCGAAGGCGACGTCATCTGCGTCTTTTCCCA GTACGGCGAGGTGGTCAACATAAACCTGGTGCGCGACAAGAAGACGGGCAAATCCAAAGGCTTCTGTTTCCTGTGCTACGAGGACCAGAGAAGCACTATTTTGGCGGTGGACAATTTCAACGGCATCAAG ATCAAAGGTCGCACCATCCGCGTGGACCACGTCCGAGACTACCGCCCCCCCAAGGACCACGAAGACATTGACGACATAACCCGTCGCCTCAGGGAGGAAGGTTGCGCTCCTTCCGTCAGCCACGCGCCAGCAGCGCCGGCGTCTCCTCCATCCTCGTCCTCGGCCGAAGAAGACGTGGTCCCCGTCAAGAAGAGCAAGAAAG ataagaaagagaagaagaaaaagaaggaaaaaaagaaaaaggatcaGCGAGCCTCGCCTCTCCCCGTCACCATGAAAGTcaaagaggagaaggaggacgCTGCCTACGACAAGTATGACCAGAGGAGGGCGCCGGTCAAAGAGGACAGAGGACGGGGAGAAGAGGAAAGGAGAAGAGGAGATAGCCAAAGAAGACGAGGAGGAGATACCGAGAGGAGGCGAGGAGATGACGACAGAAGAACAAGAGATGAGGAGAGAAGACGAGGAGAAGATGACATTAGACAAAGAGGAGGTGACAGAAGACGGGGTGAGCAGGAGAGCCACAGAAGGTGA
- the slco2b1 gene encoding solute carrier organic anion transporter family member 2B1 isoform X2: MEVKVRKRSLFNSVKMFVALHGVLQMSLLLVSGYMKSSISTIERRYGLSSQKSGLLAAFNEVGNTLLIVFVSFLGSRVHRPRVIGSGALLASLASLLMALPHFLSGPYRYGRADGSRNVSGLCRPDEGAPVAPPSDGSCGRPADSAQRDVYPLLLLAQLLLGVASVPVQPFGISYIDDHASGKNSPLYLGIVLAVTAIGPALGFLSGAFMLRLYVDLDKMSADELELESGDLRWVGAWWLGFLVASCLLFLAALPYFFFPRNMSPEDEAGADEKLQPDIFQELGLLHFLKSFPGLLCRTLRNPVYLLVVMAQINLAAVVAGIGTFMAKFMEKQFGRTPGFSAVIIGGACIPLGVLGTVLGGVSVRRWNLGVGGAGKFCVAAISLSLFCGIPLAFTGCPTQRIDGIFPPGYDRCQSVRHPKSTRPGVCPFLRQATARCGSACRCSEESFSPVCGSDGVEFTSPCRAGCVAVETDGADRATNFTDCRCVGGAEGWAAPGTCGGGCGHLLLPFAVALAATCFTSSLSQTPSFVMILRTVSARDKSLAVGIQYMLFRLLAFMPCPVLYGLVIDSTCVHWGHECGKQTSCLYYDLDRFRNRFLGVQGLFMCGGLLCFLLTLLVLHKRGAASRGANGSVYELAGKEREENRGRS; encoded by the exons ATGGAAGTCAAagtgaggaagaggagcctTTTTAACAGCGTCAAG ATGTTTGTGGCGCTTCACGGCGTGTTGCAAATGTCTCTGCTTCTGGTCTCGGGCTACATGAAGAGCTCCATCTCCACCATCGAGCGACGCTACGGTCTCTCCAGTCAAAAGTCCGGACTCTTGGCCGCCTTCAACGAG GTGGGCAACACGCTTCTCATCGTCTTTGTCAGCTTTTTGGGGAGTCGCGTTCACCGTCCTCGCGTCATCGGCTCGGGCGCCCTCCTGGCCTCTTTGGCCTCGCTGCTGATGGCGCTCCCGCACTTCTTGAGCGGGCCGTACCGCTACGGGCGCGCCGACG GCTCCCGGAACGTCTCCGGCCTGTGTCGCCCGGACGAGGGCGCCCCGGTGGCGCCCCCGTCCGACGGGAGCTGCGGGCGTCCGGCCGATTCGGCCCAGCGGGACGTCTACCCCCTCCTGCTGCTCGCCCAGCTGCTGCTGGGCGTGGCGTCCGTGCCCGTGCAGCCCTTTGGCATCTCTTACATCGACGACCACGCCAGCGGGAAGAACTCGCCGCTGTACCTGG GCATCGTCTTAGCCGTCACGGCCATCGGCCCCGCGTTGGGCTTCCTCAGCGGCGCATTCATGCTGCGACTCTACGTGGACTTGGACAAGATGTCTGCAG ATGAGTTGGAATTGGAGAGCGGCGACCTGCGCTGGGTGGGAGCCTGGTGGCTGGGTTTCCTGGTGGCCTCCTGTCTCCTCTTCTTGGCGGCGCTGCCTTACTTCTTCTTCCCCAGGAATATGAGCCCAGAG GACGAAGCCGGAGCAGACGAGAAGCTCCAGCCGGACATTTTCCAGGAACTCGGCCTTCTTCACTTCCTCAAAA GTTTTCCCGGCCTGCTGTGTCGCACTCTGCGCAATCCGGTCTACCTCCTGGTGGTGATGGCCCAGATCAACCTGGCCGCCGTGGTGGCCGGCATCGGCACCTTCATGGCCAAGTTCATGGAGAAGCAGTTCGGGCGGACTCCGGGCTTCTCCGCCGTGATTATCG GCGGAGCGTGCATCCCGCTGGGCGTCCTAGGAACCGTCCTGGGCGGCGTCTCCGTGCGGCGATGGAACCTCGGCGTCGGCGGCGCCGGCAAGTTCTGCGTGGCCGCCATCTCGCTCAGCCTTTTTTGCGGCATCCCTCTGGCTTTCACCGGCTGCCCCACGCAGCGGATTGACGGCATCTTCCCGCCTGGGTACGACCGGTGCCAAAGCGTCCGCCACCCGAAAAGCACAAGACCCGGCGTGTGTCCTTTCCTCAGGCAAGCCACGGCGCGGTGCGGTTCGGCGTGCCGCTGCTCGGAAGAATCCTTCAGTCCGGTGTGCGGCTCCGACGGCGTGGAGTTCACGTCTCCGTGTCGCGCCGGCTGCGTCGCCGTGGAAACGGACGGCGCCGACCGAGCCACG AACTTCACGGACTGTCGCTGCGTGGGCGGCGCCGAGGGGTGGGCCGCACCCGGGACGTGTGGCGGCGGCTGCGGCCACTTGCTGTTGCCCTTCGCCGTGGCCTTGGCCGCCACCTGCTTCACGTCGTCCCTGTCCCAGACGCCGTCCTTCGTCATGATCCTCAG GACGGTGTCCGCGCGGGACAAGTCGTTGGCGGTGGGCATCCAGTACATGCTCTTCAGGCTTCTCG CCTTCATGCCGTGCCCGGTGCTGTACGGCCTGGTCATCGACTCCACCTGCGTCCACTGGGGCCACGAGTGCGGCAAGCAGACTTCCTGTCTCTACTACGACTTGGACCGCTTCAGAAACAG GTTTTTGGGTGTCCAGGGTCTCTTCATGTGTGGGGGTCTGCTTTGCTTCCTCTTGACCCTCCTGGTCCTGCACAAAAGGGGCGCGGCTTCCCGGGGGGCCAACGGGAGCGTCTACGAGCTGGCCGGCAAGGAACGGGAAGAGAACCGGGGACGCAGCTGA
- the LOC144212297 gene encoding neuronal acetylcholine receptor subunit alpha-10-like yields the protein MSAKMRVPCACYFVFLLFIPAGESAHGRYAQKLLKDLLANYSNALRPVADTDHVINVTLQVTLSQIIDMDERNQILTTYLWVRQVWMDAFLTWKTDDYDGLDTIRIPSSYVWRPDIVLYNSADDEFSSSMETNVVLRHDGQVMWDQPAITKSSCSVDVAFFPFDVQHCHLTFGSWTHNGNQMDLFNALDSADLADFIANVEWEILGMPAKKNVILYGCCSDPYPDITFTLHLKRRSSFYIFNLLLPCMLISFLAPLGFYLPADSGEKVSLGVTVLLALTVFQLLVAESMPPSESVPLIGKYYIATMTMVTASTALTIFIMNIHHCGPEGRPVPAWAERFILKYLARLCFAHEAAELRPAGTAPGEPPESQAPKCNGEPPQHALVGVDGGEEPAGGPDGQRPEGSGVENGEEPCTCRGHPELPENVDYIAKAYQDQRASQLRVGEWRKLAKVMDRFFMWLFFIMVFIMSVLILGKAV from the exons ATGAGCGCAAAGATGAGGGTGCCGTGCGCCTGCTACTTTGTCTTTCTTCTCTTTATTCCCG CAGGCGAGTCGGCACACGGGCGCTACGCTCAAAAGCTCTTGAAGGACTTGTTGGCCAACTACAGCAACGCTCTGCGTCCGGTGGCGGACACGGATCACGTCATCAATGTGACGCTGCAGGTCACGCTGTCGCAGATCATCGACATG GATGAAAGGAACCAGATCTTGACCACCTACCTGTGGGTGCGCCAAGTGTGGATGGACGCCTTCCTGACCTGGAAGACGGACGACTACGACGGCCTGGACACCATCCGCATCCCCAGTAGTTACGTCTGGCGCCCGGATATCGTCCTGTACAACAG CGCCGACGACGAGTTCTCCAGCTCCATGGAGACCAACGTGGTGTTGAGGCACGACGGCCAGGTGATGTGGGACCAGCCGGCCATCACCAAGAGCTCGTGCTCGGTGGACGTGGCCTTCTTCCCCTTCGACGTGCAGCACTGTCACCTGACCTTTGGCTCCTGGACCCACAACGGCAACCAGATGGATTTGTTCAACGCCCTGGACAGCGCCGACCTGGCCGACTTTATAGCCAACGTGGAGTGGGAG ATCCTGGGCATGCCGGCCAAGAAGAACGTGATCCTTTACGGCTGCTGCTCGGACCCGTACCCGGACATCACCTTCACCCTGCACCTGAAGAGGCGCTCCTCCTTCTACATCTTCAACCTGTTGCTCCCTTGCATGCTGATCTCCTTCCTGGCCCCGCTGGGCTTCTACCTGCCGGCCGACTCCGGCGAGAAGGTCTCGCTGGGGGTCACCGTGCTGTTGGCGCTGACCGTTTTCCAGCTCCTGGTGGCCGAGAGCATGCCGCCCTCCGAGAGCGTCCCGCTTATCG GAAAGTACTACATCGCCACCATGACCATGGTGACGGCGTCCACGGCGCTCACCATTTTCATCATGAACATCCACCACTGCGGCCCGGAAGGACGCCCCGTGCCGGCTTGGGCCGAGCGCTTCATCCTCAAATATTTGGCCCGCCTGTGTTTCGCTCACGAGGCGGCGGAGCTCCGCCCCGCCGGGACGGCCCCGGGCGAGCCGCCCGAATCCCAGGCTCCCAAGTGCAACGGGGAGCCGCCCCAACACGCCCTGGTCGGCGTGGACGGCGGCGAGGAGCCGGCGGGGGGCCCCGACGGCCAACGACCGGAAGGGAGCGGCGTGGAGAACGGGGAGGAGCCCTGCACCTGCCGCGGTCACCCGGAACTGCCGGAAAACGTGGACTACATCGCCAAGGCCTACCAGGACCAGCGTGCGTCGCAGCTGCGCGTGGGCGAGTGGAGGAAGCTGGCCAAGGTCATGGATCGCTTTTTCATGTGGCTTTTCTTCATCATGGTCTTCATCATGAGCGTCCTCATCCTGGGGAAGGCCGTCTGA
- the slco2b1 gene encoding solute carrier organic anion transporter family member 2B1 isoform X3, with protein sequence MEVKVRKRSLFNSVKMFVALHGVLQMSLLLVSGYMKSSISTIERRYGLSSQKSGLLAAFNEVGNTLLIVFVSFLGSRVHRPRVIGSGALLASLASLLMALPHFLSGPYRYGRADGSRNVSGLCRPDEGAPVAPPSDGSCGRPADSAQRDVYPLLLLAQLLLGVASVPVQPFGISYIDDHASGKNSPLYLGIVLAVTAIGPALGFLSGAFMLRLYVDLDKMSADELELESGDLRWVGAWWLGFLVASCLLFLAALPYFFFPRNMSPEVSALSHRRRRGAFTPPFIAQDEAGADEKLQPDIFQELGLLHFLKSFPGLLCRTLRNPVYLLVVMAQINLAAVVAGIGTFMAKFMEKQFGRTPGFSAVIIGGACIPLGVLGTVLGGVSVRRWNLGVGGAGKFCVAAISLSLFCGIPLAFTGCPTQRIDGIFPPGQATARCGSACRCSEESFSPVCGSDGVEFTSPCRAGCVAVETDGADRATNFTDCRCVGGAEGWAAPGTCGGGCGHLLLPFAVALAATCFTSSLSQTPSFVMILRTVSARDKSLAVGIQYMLFRLLAFMPCPVLYGLVIDSTCVHWGHECGKQTSCLYYDLDRFRNRFLGVQGLFMCGGLLCFLLTLLVLHKRGAASRGANGSVYELAGKEREENRGRS encoded by the exons ATGGAAGTCAAagtgaggaagaggagcctTTTTAACAGCGTCAAG ATGTTTGTGGCGCTTCACGGCGTGTTGCAAATGTCTCTGCTTCTGGTCTCGGGCTACATGAAGAGCTCCATCTCCACCATCGAGCGACGCTACGGTCTCTCCAGTCAAAAGTCCGGACTCTTGGCCGCCTTCAACGAG GTGGGCAACACGCTTCTCATCGTCTTTGTCAGCTTTTTGGGGAGTCGCGTTCACCGTCCTCGCGTCATCGGCTCGGGCGCCCTCCTGGCCTCTTTGGCCTCGCTGCTGATGGCGCTCCCGCACTTCTTGAGCGGGCCGTACCGCTACGGGCGCGCCGACG GCTCCCGGAACGTCTCCGGCCTGTGTCGCCCGGACGAGGGCGCCCCGGTGGCGCCCCCGTCCGACGGGAGCTGCGGGCGTCCGGCCGATTCGGCCCAGCGGGACGTCTACCCCCTCCTGCTGCTCGCCCAGCTGCTGCTGGGCGTGGCGTCCGTGCCCGTGCAGCCCTTTGGCATCTCTTACATCGACGACCACGCCAGCGGGAAGAACTCGCCGCTGTACCTGG GCATCGTCTTAGCCGTCACGGCCATCGGCCCCGCGTTGGGCTTCCTCAGCGGCGCATTCATGCTGCGACTCTACGTGGACTTGGACAAGATGTCTGCAG ATGAGTTGGAATTGGAGAGCGGCGACCTGCGCTGGGTGGGAGCCTGGTGGCTGGGTTTCCTGGTGGCCTCCTGTCTCCTCTTCTTGGCGGCGCTGCCTTACTTCTTCTTCCCCAGGAATATGAGCCCAGAGGTCAGCGCGCTCTCCCATCGGCGCCGTCGGGGCGCTTTCACGCCGCCGTTTATTGCGCAGGACGAAGCCGGAGCAGACGAGAAGCTCCAGCCGGACATTTTCCAGGAACTCGGCCTTCTTCACTTCCTCAAAA GTTTTCCCGGCCTGCTGTGTCGCACTCTGCGCAATCCGGTCTACCTCCTGGTGGTGATGGCCCAGATCAACCTGGCCGCCGTGGTGGCCGGCATCGGCACCTTCATGGCCAAGTTCATGGAGAAGCAGTTCGGGCGGACTCCGGGCTTCTCCGCCGTGATTATCG GCGGAGCGTGCATCCCGCTGGGCGTCCTAGGAACCGTCCTGGGCGGCGTCTCCGTGCGGCGATGGAACCTCGGCGTCGGCGGCGCCGGCAAGTTCTGCGTGGCCGCCATCTCGCTCAGCCTTTTTTGCGGCATCCCTCTGGCTTTCACCGGCTGCCCCACGCAGCGGATTGACGGCATCTTCCCGCCTGG GCAAGCCACGGCGCGGTGCGGTTCGGCGTGCCGCTGCTCGGAAGAATCCTTCAGTCCGGTGTGCGGCTCCGACGGCGTGGAGTTCACGTCTCCGTGTCGCGCCGGCTGCGTCGCCGTGGAAACGGACGGCGCCGACCGAGCCACG AACTTCACGGACTGTCGCTGCGTGGGCGGCGCCGAGGGGTGGGCCGCACCCGGGACGTGTGGCGGCGGCTGCGGCCACTTGCTGTTGCCCTTCGCCGTGGCCTTGGCCGCCACCTGCTTCACGTCGTCCCTGTCCCAGACGCCGTCCTTCGTCATGATCCTCAG GACGGTGTCCGCGCGGGACAAGTCGTTGGCGGTGGGCATCCAGTACATGCTCTTCAGGCTTCTCG CCTTCATGCCGTGCCCGGTGCTGTACGGCCTGGTCATCGACTCCACCTGCGTCCACTGGGGCCACGAGTGCGGCAAGCAGACTTCCTGTCTCTACTACGACTTGGACCGCTTCAGAAACAG GTTTTTGGGTGTCCAGGGTCTCTTCATGTGTGGGGGTCTGCTTTGCTTCCTCTTGACCCTCCTGGTCCTGCACAAAAGGGGCGCGGCTTCCCGGGGGGCCAACGGGAGCGTCTACGAGCTGGCCGGCAAGGAACGGGAAGAGAACCGGGGACGCAGCTGA
- the slco2b1 gene encoding solute carrier organic anion transporter family member 2B1 isoform X1, with the protein MEVKVRKRSLFNSVKMFVALHGVLQMSLLLVSGYMKSSISTIERRYGLSSQKSGLLAAFNEVGNTLLIVFVSFLGSRVHRPRVIGSGALLASLASLLMALPHFLSGPYRYGRADGSRNVSGLCRPDEGAPVAPPSDGSCGRPADSAQRDVYPLLLLAQLLLGVASVPVQPFGISYIDDHASGKNSPLYLGIVLAVTAIGPALGFLSGAFMLRLYVDLDKMSADELELESGDLRWVGAWWLGFLVASCLLFLAALPYFFFPRNMSPEVSALSHRRRRGAFTPPFIAQDEAGADEKLQPDIFQELGLLHFLKSFPGLLCRTLRNPVYLLVVMAQINLAAVVAGIGTFMAKFMEKQFGRTPGFSAVIIGGACIPLGVLGTVLGGVSVRRWNLGVGGAGKFCVAAISLSLFCGIPLAFTGCPTQRIDGIFPPGYDRCQSVRHPKSTRPGVCPFLRQATARCGSACRCSEESFSPVCGSDGVEFTSPCRAGCVAVETDGADRATNFTDCRCVGGAEGWAAPGTCGGGCGHLLLPFAVALAATCFTSSLSQTPSFVMILRTVSARDKSLAVGIQYMLFRLLAFMPCPVLYGLVIDSTCVHWGHECGKQTSCLYYDLDRFRNRFLGVQGLFMCGGLLCFLLTLLVLHKRGAASRGANGSVYELAGKEREENRGRS; encoded by the exons ATGGAAGTCAAagtgaggaagaggagcctTTTTAACAGCGTCAAG ATGTTTGTGGCGCTTCACGGCGTGTTGCAAATGTCTCTGCTTCTGGTCTCGGGCTACATGAAGAGCTCCATCTCCACCATCGAGCGACGCTACGGTCTCTCCAGTCAAAAGTCCGGACTCTTGGCCGCCTTCAACGAG GTGGGCAACACGCTTCTCATCGTCTTTGTCAGCTTTTTGGGGAGTCGCGTTCACCGTCCTCGCGTCATCGGCTCGGGCGCCCTCCTGGCCTCTTTGGCCTCGCTGCTGATGGCGCTCCCGCACTTCTTGAGCGGGCCGTACCGCTACGGGCGCGCCGACG GCTCCCGGAACGTCTCCGGCCTGTGTCGCCCGGACGAGGGCGCCCCGGTGGCGCCCCCGTCCGACGGGAGCTGCGGGCGTCCGGCCGATTCGGCCCAGCGGGACGTCTACCCCCTCCTGCTGCTCGCCCAGCTGCTGCTGGGCGTGGCGTCCGTGCCCGTGCAGCCCTTTGGCATCTCTTACATCGACGACCACGCCAGCGGGAAGAACTCGCCGCTGTACCTGG GCATCGTCTTAGCCGTCACGGCCATCGGCCCCGCGTTGGGCTTCCTCAGCGGCGCATTCATGCTGCGACTCTACGTGGACTTGGACAAGATGTCTGCAG ATGAGTTGGAATTGGAGAGCGGCGACCTGCGCTGGGTGGGAGCCTGGTGGCTGGGTTTCCTGGTGGCCTCCTGTCTCCTCTTCTTGGCGGCGCTGCCTTACTTCTTCTTCCCCAGGAATATGAGCCCAGAGGTCAGCGCGCTCTCCCATCGGCGCCGTCGGGGCGCTTTCACGCCGCCGTTTATTGCGCAGGACGAAGCCGGAGCAGACGAGAAGCTCCAGCCGGACATTTTCCAGGAACTCGGCCTTCTTCACTTCCTCAAAA GTTTTCCCGGCCTGCTGTGTCGCACTCTGCGCAATCCGGTCTACCTCCTGGTGGTGATGGCCCAGATCAACCTGGCCGCCGTGGTGGCCGGCATCGGCACCTTCATGGCCAAGTTCATGGAGAAGCAGTTCGGGCGGACTCCGGGCTTCTCCGCCGTGATTATCG GCGGAGCGTGCATCCCGCTGGGCGTCCTAGGAACCGTCCTGGGCGGCGTCTCCGTGCGGCGATGGAACCTCGGCGTCGGCGGCGCCGGCAAGTTCTGCGTGGCCGCCATCTCGCTCAGCCTTTTTTGCGGCATCCCTCTGGCTTTCACCGGCTGCCCCACGCAGCGGATTGACGGCATCTTCCCGCCTGGGTACGACCGGTGCCAAAGCGTCCGCCACCCGAAAAGCACAAGACCCGGCGTGTGTCCTTTCCTCAGGCAAGCCACGGCGCGGTGCGGTTCGGCGTGCCGCTGCTCGGAAGAATCCTTCAGTCCGGTGTGCGGCTCCGACGGCGTGGAGTTCACGTCTCCGTGTCGCGCCGGCTGCGTCGCCGTGGAAACGGACGGCGCCGACCGAGCCACG AACTTCACGGACTGTCGCTGCGTGGGCGGCGCCGAGGGGTGGGCCGCACCCGGGACGTGTGGCGGCGGCTGCGGCCACTTGCTGTTGCCCTTCGCCGTGGCCTTGGCCGCCACCTGCTTCACGTCGTCCCTGTCCCAGACGCCGTCCTTCGTCATGATCCTCAG GACGGTGTCCGCGCGGGACAAGTCGTTGGCGGTGGGCATCCAGTACATGCTCTTCAGGCTTCTCG CCTTCATGCCGTGCCCGGTGCTGTACGGCCTGGTCATCGACTCCACCTGCGTCCACTGGGGCCACGAGTGCGGCAAGCAGACTTCCTGTCTCTACTACGACTTGGACCGCTTCAGAAACAG GTTTTTGGGTGTCCAGGGTCTCTTCATGTGTGGGGGTCTGCTTTGCTTCCTCTTGACCCTCCTGGTCCTGCACAAAAGGGGCGCGGCTTCCCGGGGGGCCAACGGGAGCGTCTACGAGCTGGCCGGCAAGGAACGGGAAGAGAACCGGGGACGCAGCTGA
- the rbmx2 gene encoding RNA-binding motif protein, X-linked 2 isoform X2, whose amino-acid sequence MNPLTKVKLINELNEREANLGINENASWHSEYKDSAWVFIGGFPYELSEGDVICVFSQYGEVVNINLVRDKKTGKSKGFCFLCYEDQRSTILAVDNFNGIKIKGRTIRVDHVRDYRPPKDHEDIDDITRRLREEGCAPSVSHAPAAPASPPSSSSAEEDVVPVKKSKKDKKEKKKKKEKKKKDQRASPLPVTMKVKEEKEDAAYDKYDQRRAPVKEDRGRGEEERRRGDSQRRRGGDTERRRGDDDRRTRDEERRRGEDDIRQRGGDRRRGEQESHRR is encoded by the exons ATGAA TCCCCTGACAAAAGTCAAGCTGATCAACGAGCTCAACGAGCGAGAAGCGAACCTGGGAATCAACGAGAACGCTTCATGGCATAGCGAGTACAAGGACAGCGCCTGGGTCTTCATAG GAGGTTTCCCGTACGAGCTGAGCGAAGGCGACGTCATCTGCGTCTTTTCCCA GTACGGCGAGGTGGTCAACATAAACCTGGTGCGCGACAAGAAGACGGGCAAATCCAAAGGCTTCTGTTTCCTGTGCTACGAGGACCAGAGAAGCACTATTTTGGCGGTGGACAATTTCAACGGCATCAAG ATCAAAGGTCGCACCATCCGCGTGGACCACGTCCGAGACTACCGCCCCCCCAAGGACCACGAAGACATTGACGACATAACCCGTCGCCTCAGGGAGGAAGGTTGCGCTCCTTCCGTCAGCCACGCGCCAGCAGCGCCGGCGTCTCCTCCATCCTCGTCCTCGGCCGAAGAAGACGTGGTCCCCGTCAAGAAGAGCAAGAAAG ataagaaagagaagaagaaaaagaaggaaaaaaagaaaaaggatcaGCGAGCCTCGCCTCTCCCCGTCACCATGAAAGTcaaagaggagaaggaggacgCTGCCTACGACAAGTATGACCAGAGGAGGGCGCCGGTCAAAGAGGACAGAGGACGGGGAGAAGAGGAAAGGAGAAGAGGAGATAGCCAAAGAAGACGAGGAGGAGATACCGAGAGGAGGCGAGGAGATGACGACAGAAGAACAAGAGATGAGGAGAGAAGACGAGGAGAAGATGACATTAGACAAAGAGGAGGTGACAGAAGACGGGGTGAGCAGGAGAGCCACAGAAGGTGA
- the ap4m1 gene encoding AP-4 complex subunit mu-1: MMISQVFILSSKGDRLVYKDFRGDVASDAVGIFYDKVTALTGDQPPVVMTHKDVHFVHVWQGGLYLVATTAAASSSPFAIIKFLNRLAALIKDYCGALSEKTLQMNFALVYELLDEMLDFGYVQSTSCDVLKNFIQTEALSARPFSLFDLANVGLFGADTQQSKVAPGSAAARPMQGGKSEIFVDVIERMSVVMGANGVLMKAEVEGEVVVKCFLPSCSEIRMGLNEDLSIGDPQLRGYGAAVRVDECHFHPAVRLDEFDAHRILRLSPSQGEQSIMQYRLADHLPLAPPFRLFPAIEKDKTGRLLLFFKLRCDLPPKSSAVNVSATVRVPKGCVSLSQELSSPDQSAELQPHNRAVVWNIARFVGGTQLSALFKLDVPALSSASTLEVGPVALTFELPKVTASGLHVRFLRLAPAQHGGPARRWVRYVTHSDSYAIRI, encoded by the exons ATGATGATTTCACAGGTCTTTATTTTGTCCTCCAAAGGAGACCGCCTGGTCTACAAAGACT TCCGAGGAGACGTCGCAAGTGACGCGGTGGGAATTTTTTACGACAAAGTGACAGCCTTGACGGGAGACCAGCCCCCTGTTGTCATG ACACACAAAGATGTCCATTTTGTGCACGTGTGGCAAGGAGGACTGTACTTGGTGGCCACCACCGCCGCAGCAAGCTCCTCCCCTTTTGCCATCATCAAATTCCTCAACAG GTTGGCGGCGCTCATCAAAGATTACTGCGGCGCTCTGTCGGAGAAGACGCTTCAAATGAACTTTGCGCTCGTCTACGAACTTCTGGACGAGATGCTG GATTTCGGCTACGTGCAGTCCACGTCCTGCGACGTCTTGAAGAACTTCATTCAGACGGAGGCGCTGTCGGCGCGGCCCTTCAGCCTGTTCGATCTCGCCAACGTGGGACTG TTTGGCGCCGACACGCAGCAGAGCAAAGTGGCGCCCGGTTCCGCGGCCGCCAGGCCCATGCAG GGGGGGAAAAGCGAGATCTTTGTGGACGTCATCGAGAGGATGTCGGTGGTCATGGGCGCCAAC GGCGTCCTGATGAAGGCGGAGGTGGAGGGTGAGGTGGTTGTCAAGTGCTTTCTCCCCAGCTGCTCAG AGATCCGCATGGGCCTCAACGAGGACTTGAGTATTGGCGACCCGCAGCTCAGAG GTTACGGGGCGGCGGTCCGCGTGGACGAGTGCCACTTTCACCCGGCGGTCCGACTGGATGAATTTGACGCTCACCGCATCCTGCGACTCAGCCCCAGTCAGGGCGAG CAAAGCATCATGCAGTACCGGCTGGCCGACCATCTGCCGCTGGCCCCGCCCTTCCGACTATTTCCCGCAATTGAGAAGGACAAGACTGGCAG GCTCCTCCTGTTCTTCAAGCTCCGCTGCGACCTGCCGCCCAAAAG CTCGGCGGTCAACGTCAGCGCCACCGTCCGTGTCCCCAAAGGTTGCGTCAG TTTGTCTCAGGAGCTGAGCAGTCCCGACCAGAGCGCGGAGCTGCAGCCGCACAATCGCGCCGTCGTCTGGAACATTGCGCGCTTCGTCGGCGGAACGCAACTTTCCGCCCTTTTCAAG CTGGACGTTCCCGCGCTAAGCTCCGCCTCCACGCTTGAGGTGGGTCCGGTGGCTTTGACCTTCGAGTTGCCCAAAGTGACGGCCAGCGGCCTCCACGTGCGCTTCCTGCGCCTGGCGCCCGCGCAGCACGGCGGGCCCGCCCGCCGCTGGGTGCGTTACGTCACGCACTCGGACTCGTACGCCATCCGCATCTGA